The genomic stretch ttttaatagcggATCTTGACAGATAGGCTACCCGCAGGCAAAAGCCAAGCCGAGCCAACAGGCGGTCGCAGAATAGAATTGCTGCACAGGAATCAGCTGTTCTAGTACAAACAAAGAAAGATCTCCTCGCTGCTATCCCACACAAGTCAGTGACGAATTAGACCTTGCGTTACCTCTGATGTTTATTGATATGTTTTAAATATTCAAATATTACCTTGTGATCCCATAAATTCCACTTATTTTGAAGTTATATCTTCctgtttaaagaaaaaaaaagtgacatcATGTAAACATGTGAACATTTTTAAATGCTATGAATGTAGATGACAgtttgttggtctgattgatgTTACTTGGACAATGAAATGATTACTAATTCTGTCAcaatggtaggctatatgtaaAATATTCTCACCTATTGTCGCGACAGGACCGGGTGGGATCTGATTATGAGGAGAAAAACTACAACCAGCAAAAGCCTTCCATTCGATGTAAACATCCGACCACTGCTGCATTGGGTCTATTCTGATCAATTGGATCAGTAAAAGCACTGACAAAAACAATCTGAAAACTGTCGTAACATTTAGTGTTTTACCATATCACAATTAGACGTATATTCCAGTAAAAAGTATTGACCCAGCGATTTGTGCCTTCCTAAATCCCATGTCCTTGGGAGACAAGACATCCAAACCGTAGAGACACAGTGCGGCATAGCAAACAGGCTGCCTATGAGCTCCTAAACCACACTAAGCTGTTTGTAACACTATACGGAGCTTCTTTATATCGTTGTTGTTGTCAACAGCAGTTCATTCCTAAAACAGATCTGATATATAGTTTGTTCCCTTTAAAATCCTTCGTCGGTGAAATGGAGATAAATGTAAGCAGGAAGTTCGTCACCATTCGCGAAACACGATTGGTCCATATTATTCCTTTTAGTGTGCGTTTGGATTACGCACTGACACCGCCAGAATCCAGGCTGAAACAGTTTGTATGGTTCTCTGTGCAAGATCTTGGCGAGATTGGGTGTAACTAACAGGGTGTAACCGGGTGTAGCCTAGGGTGTAATAACTACGACCTAGGCTTAATCATCATCACCAACAAGAACAACCGTTGTTTATTCAGAGCATTAAGCATTATGTTATTTTGCAATGCCCTGAGTTAATAAAAATAATCCAACAAAAACATGGCTATGTTCTGGACGGAGCGGCTTACTTAACCGGTCCACCCAAACCAGACAGACATCAATAAATGATCAAATGAACAAGCCTAACAAaacagtaaaataataataataataattttaaaaaaatccaGGCGCTAGACTGAACGACAAGCATGACTTGCCAGTGCACCCCTGCACACTGCTTATTTGAAACAACACTATAAGatataggctaattatattatAGCCTAGGTTAATAGGGGCAGAACAGACCATTGTCTGGTGGCCGCAACATGTAGACACATAATCcacatagcctaataataataaaattgaATGTGATAGTTTTGGAACTGAGCTACTTCTGCTCAGCCCCTTATTATTTCCATAATTACAATTCTAAAATGGCAAACTGAGTAGGTTACTGAGCCTAAGTTACTGAAATGAATGTAATTAATTTAATAAAACAGATCATTTCAGTAAATTAATCCTAGGCTGTACGTAGGCCTAAATGAATAGAACATAGGCCTAAATGAATAGAAAAAGATAAGTTTTGTCCTTTAAACATTTTAACGGTGCACTATATGAGATCTTGCATGGTTTTTAGAGcagtttcatttttgtttcaaatcatagccatctccctttgatcagcttgctgcctgatccctgaatacattgtgaaaaaaaaaaaactgtggagacaacacaggggctgtaaAACGTCAAACAAACACTGGGGCACAGGCTGTGtaccaaaacataacaaaccatTTCAGCCAAACACCAACAAGATGTTTAGGGGAGGGGTTGGAGGTTAGTGGACATGCACATATGGGTTGGGGGCAGTGAGAAAACTTGATTTAGTAGCATGCATTGGaaagtagtgttttgtttgtttacgtggaacgtcaacagaagtaacatcattcaggatctcatagtgcacctttaatgcGTGAAATAGATTAATCAACAGCACCCCCTATTGATAAGCAGCAAAAAGTAGGCTATGTCAGAACACCACTGATGCAAATGTTATACCTGGGAGTTTAACAGACATTTATTTCCTGCCCTTAATCTAGGCTACTGCTTGTATTCTGGTAGCCtaggtgttcccatgctgccttgcagcgctagccaggctaatattTTGGTGTAAAGCACATGGAAGTGCTGATACATAAAAACAACGCCTTCCGCCTCCCCAAGAACTTGctcgagtctctctctctctctctctccctctctctctcacacactctctctctctcacacacacacacacacacacacacacacacgcacacacactcacacacgggcacgcacccaaaccgacccccccccacacacacacacacacgcacacacgcacacacgcacaaacacacattctgtagGCTATCTGCTTCTGCTAATCTTGTGCATAAGTAAGATGCAATGAAATGTTGACATGTTCACGTTCCAAAACTATTTTAAATGTCCcagatggtttgtgtgtgctgcccatAGTTGTCAATAAGCAAGCTTAGGGTCATGGGAGTTTCCCCTCTGTTTCCCTGCATATTTCCATTCTGGTggcatgaaaatgcattattttcTCCAGGTTTCACTAAAACTGACCCATTGAAGATATTATCATTAACATCAATAGATTCATAACATGAAATTATGCTACAAATAATTAGGCTAGTTAGTATGTACAACTGTCTTCATCAGGTCTTGTTTCCTACCATTATTAGGGCCTGATGAATTTGCATGCCATTACAAAATTCCCATATgtaggatttgtgtgtgtgtgtgtgtgtgtgtgtgtgtgtgtgtgtgtgtgtgtgtgtgtgtgtgtgtgtgtgtgtgtgtgtgtgtgtgtgtgtgtgtgtagactttcGCACACGAATTTGAGGAGAAATATTGGTGAATTCATTTGATCCGCTGTTTAGATGAAGGTGATAATTACAATCTCTCCAGAATACGCGCTCCAGAATCTGGTTAGAACTAGATAGGTCAGGTCACTAAACACTATCGAACGGATAAATGTCAAAGTAAGATAAGTTTATGTTCACATAGAGGAAATGAGAGACACAGGTTGGTTTGACACACACGAGCATCATGTGGTGGAACCACTGGAGACTCTAGAAACGTCGGACGCGAGACTCGGAGCAAAGCTGCGTCATTTCGCGAGATCCACAGGAAAAACACGCGAGGCTAGTAACTTGGTGGTTTTCATTTAGCGTCAACCAGATACCTTTCCTTCCTGCTACTCTAACAATTTTGGCACACATTTTGGCACACTGTAACGAGGAAATCAGAGGAGGAATTCAACTGGCGCAACAACAGTCGGGGAAAGAAGCAGTACAAgagaaaagtcatagaaatgtAAGTTGGCTCGCCAACATTGAATGAAGGAGATTGAATTGATGTTAGCTTACTGAAGCTAACGCTAACTCACATCCTCAAATGCCGGGTTTGGCCAGTTTCATGGAATTAACTTGAACTTTATGATAACTGCTTATTAAGTAATATGTTACGATCAATGGTGTGAACAGCTTGATGTGTACAATATATCTGCAATTCAACCAATTTATGACGGCAATCTGTGCAAAAAATATAACCGAACATTCTTGTATGCTGGGCCCTCATTCTGAAGTGacattagctaacgttagcttcaGCCAACCAGGTAGGCTAGCGCTTTTTAGTGAAGTCATTATACCTTCCTCTTGCACAAATATCTGTTTGATGGATAGTGAATTTGGTAAAAGTACAACATTTCCTGGGACTGCATGTTCTATATATTTGGAAATGATTCTGGCAACATTTAGCTGAGCAATATTCGATTTGATCACGTGGGCAAAAGCCATTGCTGGCAACTtaggctaacgttaacgttaacccTAGCTAACAGCAGGATATTGACTGGGTCTGAAGCTGTACTAAGTtagcatttgttttctttcttgtttATTACGTTGTGTATTGTGGTTTCAATAATCACTTACACAGAAACATCTAGGAGATTAGATTGTTTTGAATCGAAAAACAAGCATGCATTCCTGCATCACTTTGCTATGCTATGACCAGGGAAGATTAACATTCGCCTTGCAAACAACAGCTATGCAAGCTATCAGTTTAGATACATGTTAATACCTGCTGTTTAACATCACTTATTAAACATTCTCCAAGACGTTTTAAAAGATTGTCTAGGATGGTGGCTATAACAGCTAGGGTTCTGCTTACCGTAGATAACTGATTGCCCATTGAACTAACAGTGATGAGTTTTTTAGAATGAGCATGGTAGGCGGTTGGTTTTGCCAGTGAGTGTTGTCTTGGTAACACCAACTATTGGTTAAGTCATTTTGTCTGCCTCACATGCATGTGGCATCGCCAGCAGGGGGTACTTGTCAGTGGAGATGAATAGATTTTGGAATGTAGACGGTCAACGATAGACGTCTTTAAAGCTTTTTGCTTTCATTCGCCATCATGACCTTGCACAGTCAGTCCATGTTGTAGTGCCCCCATATCAGCATTGTGTGGACTAATTTAACATTTTCTGGTGGAGTAAAAGGCATTCCAGCAAGTAATATCTTTGGAAGCTTCTTCCAGTGGTGGACTAATGCTATCCCAATATAATATAAGCTCACTGGAATGTGTCTATCCTGACCGACTCCAAATCTTGCATGAGTCGAGACTTGACTTTTAACAAGGATAAGCCTGATGTTTTACATGAAAGACATTCAAACTTGATTCAACCTTTGTCCCCCTCTTGTGCTATTCAACAGGCAGTCAGCTGGTGCTAAGTGGTATGACAGAAGGGATGCAGTCTTTGTGGAATTTTGTGTAGAAGACAGCAAAGATGTCCAAGTAAAATTCGAGCCATCAAAATTTATTTTCAGGTAGGCTTTGGTTTTCAGTTGTCCATATTATATCGGGTAAAGTCCTGTCCATTTTTATCATTAAACCTATTTcactatattattatatattccATTGGTTACAATGAAGTGCAGTAAGTAGACTATTAACTATACCTTTGACTGAACATGATTGCCGGTAATCATCAATATCTTGTTGCTTTTGAAGCTGTGTTGGGGGAACAGATAACGCTAAACACCTAAATGAGGTTGATCTCTTTGGCGCAATTGACCCAAATGTAAGTATGATTGCAGCATTTTATAATATCTGTTGTGGAAATAGCCAATATTACTGTATTAAATGCTACATTGGCAGTCAATGAACGTTGTTTGTTTGGAGTTTGTTTGCAGGTGTGGGCCTATTCGTTTCTTGTCATTGAATTGTACTTGAATATTGTTTCAGGACTCAAAGCACAAGCGCACAGAcaggtctgtgttgtgttgtctacGGAAGTCTGAGGTTGGGAAGTCATGGCCTCGACTAACAAAAGAAAAGGCAAAGGTCAGATAGATGTGCATGTCATATCTGAGATGTAACTTGTATATAATGTTTTCAGACTTGCCCTTTGCATTACATTTATACAGAGAAACATAACATTGAAACAAACCTTCCACCTGTTTTTGGTATTACAGCTCAATTGGCTCAGCGTGGACTTCAATAACTGGAAGGACTGGGAAGATGACTCTGATGAAGAATTCTCCAATTACGATCGCTTCTCAGAGGTGCGGACTTCACAGCCACCCCTTAGTCATGTCTATGGtcatgcaaactgagtgtgcactatttgagagagagagagagagagagagagagagagagagagagagatttattaaGGAATTGTTAAGAATATTCAtttatgatttgtttgtttcaccTGCAGATGATGAACAACATGGGAGGGGAAGATGATCTACCAGATGTGGATCCTGCAGATGATGTAAGGCCCATCTCatttaaatatgaaatattacaCTATGATTCATCACAACACACCAAGTTTTCTGCATCATATGCAGCTGTGTGTAGAATGTGAACAATGCTAATCATCTTTGTGAAATCTACCCCTACAGGAGGACTCTGCTGATAGTGATGATGAAAGTAAGTTCACCGTGATTTTCACTGTCAGATGATGCAACATATATCACGATACAGGGGTTACAATTCAATATATCATGACTATTTTATATCATTTTAGAAATAATTTTATAATTGTATACGGAAGAGTCCTGTATGTGTATACAATTTAAGAAGAAATTTGTTCTTTAGGTAAACAAATTAAGCACATACAAATTTGAAACAGTGTTCCATGTAAAGACTGTATATAATACTCCACTTTCCGTGTGATGTATACAATCTGTATATGTGACACTGTCACAGTTTTTTCCAGTGATGGACAGAAATGATAATAGCCCTGTCATCTATGGTACAGCAGCAACAAAAACTATTTAGTCAACAACATTCATATATCAAGGTGTCTCTTCATAACAGTGGTGTGGTTGCTTTAATGATAGCTTGATGCGTAGAGAGTGACtagaatggagagaggaagagaaaccgTTGATGGACAGATAGAGGCTGGAATAAGGAAGCTGACAATTAATGCAGAGTTCGAATTGGTCATTGAATAAAACGGCAACTCCCCGGACCACAGTTGAAGTGAAAGAGGTTATCCCTGCAGTTCCTGTCTACTTTTGGTCCTATTATGGTCCTCTGGACCTGAATGTGACATTTACAAAATCTAAATGTACATTGACACCAGTGCACACACCGTATAACCGATATAAACGCTGTATGCCACTTGCGTAGGTCAGGTTAAGTTGTAAAGTAGATTCAGCGCAGATCCACAAATCCTGCTAGGATTATGTTCTTACAGTTAGAAGAGGTGCAGGACTCAAAAAAGCGTATCAGTGGTACATGAAAGCATAACGGCAGAGTTGAAAGAGCACCACTACACTGCTACCCGTAGGGAAAACGGTGGGTATTGCTAAATAAAATATTGCAATACTCTCAAGTGtatcttttattttttcttaaaCCCTTACCTTTTACTGTGTCTTCCAGAACCATAGTGTTGTTCTGTTCACCAGCCATAATATAGTTACATCGACAGCCGAGTTACTTACATGTTCTGAATTCATAGATCTCATTGGTAAATTCACCCGATAGCAAAGATGCGGCCTCGTATGAACATGCAGAGAAATGTCCTTATGACCATGCATGGAAGCGTTCCGTTACAGttaaaatagtttattttcttCAGTACAGTTAATGGAGTTTTAAGAAAGTGTTCTTTATGTGATGGACTCATTCACCGTTTTATTAACTCTGCATTGTTTAAGTAAACATGGGAAAGGCAGTACTGCAATTAAGCATTCAAATGACATGGCAACTGGTTGGGCAAACACTGTGTTAGCTGAACCTGCATGTTCACACAAGATGAACCAATAAATAGAGCGCATGCACCAACAAGCAATTCTCAGTGTGTAAGATGCATACTTCTTAATTGCAAATATATTTACTGTCTGCCATTTTCAGACATAATCACTAGCTTGTGGTACGGTTGTTCCTTGACTCAATGAGCTCAAGCCAACACACATAGCTCCACAAAAAAACTTGCCCGACTATTTAGTCATATCAGAATGCACAGATGCATGTTCAAAACTCTATAAATGACGTtgttcttttctcctctgcAGAGATGCCTGACCTGGAGTAAAGGAAGTCATGATGAAGTCTGTGTAATACTATAGCAAGGACTGTCACATAATGTcaattggtaaaaaaaaaaaaaaagattagggTATCCATTGTTAGCCATATACAAAAGAAACCGAAACATTgcaatttttgtttttaaagaaattgttctcctatctctctctgaaGATCTGCGTGGGGCAGAGCTAACTGTGTTTTTTGATGTGCAGAGCTGCCTCTGAAGACTCAGCGGTTTCTGCGCCTATCTGTTAAAACTTGGCACGGACAGTATAATTTCCATGGCGTGTTGTGGGGTCATAGTTCTTGTCCATTAAACTTAACGGAAGTGGTTGCCGGGCTCCTGCAGAATTCACACCCCCTCTTTTCTGTTCCATATCAGTGAGTGCGTACTCTGTGAGCTTGCCATTGGTCTCGCAATTGATGGAGTCAAAAAGTTTGGCAAAGAAAATAATTTTAATTCACTTTTTAATCGCCCCCTCCTCAACACTCTTTCCCTCCTATTCTGTGGTGCAGGctgtaaattatttttttgttaatttATGAATTGAGaggtatttgttttttttgcaagtGAGACTGTCATTTTCCTTAAGTGTGGATGATGTCCACAATCGCTCCGTGGTGTACCAGGCCATGAATGAAAATGCTTgatttgtgtgtatgctggtCAGGTTCTATTGGTACCGCCCTTGAATCACTTTTGACAAAGGGGCATCTCTACCCCTTGAAGTAAATCCATGTACATAAGATATATTGCAAATACATATTActgtctgtaaaaaaaaaaactattgaatGGTTCCAAGTTAATGGCTATGactctgttttgttttcgtAACACCTGAAAGTGTAGCAGGCATCAAAACACTGATTGCTTCCAATATATGTAAAGATGAAATGGCTAAAGACATGCGCCAAACAGCTGGGCAGAACAAAAGAAAACCAATAAAAGGATGACACCAATAGATGACCAAAATTGTATTTGCACTCGGAATATCAATGCAAGTGTGAGCAAAGCAAGATTACACTTATTACTGTATCCTGTGCTGACCTGTCTCAGCGGATTTAAGAATTTTAGTTAAATGCAGTGAGGATTTTTTGTCTACCTATTTCTAATAAACTTGTCTCAAACTAAGCCAGCTTGTgtgtactttttaaaaaaattgtaTTTCCTTAGCGTAGCATTTATGGACACATGTAATAGGATATGCTGTGTACCACGATTCACTGCAACTTGTTAAATGAGGGATGGCACTCCGGATTTACCAGTTCAGTTAACAAGATTGTTATCAAGAAAATTCCTCATGCCCTAGTAGACATATCGGAGCACCACATTTGGTTGGCTTTCATCTTCCGCTGCAATTATTGACAGCAAAAGACAATGGGCCACTTCAGAGGACTGCACTAAAACTTAAGACTTATTTTTTACTATATGCAAATGACCAACTGTTACGGGTAAATATCAAATCCTAGGGTAGAGGATGCCGTAACTAGTTAGACTTGATGAATACTAGTGAAATGACCGGTTTATTGATCAATCAAAATAAGAGTTCAAATGAACAATAACATAAATAAAGTAATAGTAGGCTGGGCCTATGACAATGTAGACATAACGAACGAGCATACAAACAAGCCACCCGGGCTATAAAATGAGCATGTCCAGGTACCGCACCTGGACCACACGggccacacaaacactgaaCAGGCTTATGCCAAACCCAGCACACCCTGGCCACACTAGGccaattgattgattaattgtcATCGCTTTTGTATTTTTGCAGAATTTGCTCTTTGCCATTCTTTTTTACAAAGAAAACCATACGAGTAAATAACTTGCTGGACCCCCTGCTGTAACTCTGAGGAGCCCTTGAGGGGTCAAGGACCCCTATCGCATATATCTCAACTGGAGGGAGTAGTGTTTaatcaccacaagatggcgctaAACTATTCCAGCCGAGTTATGTAAGATATCCTTTGGCTCGGGGCCTTCAGCTACATTCAGAGAAAGTTATTGACATTCCTGCTCTGGTGAGAGCATAAAACCACATGCCATTCATAATACCTGGCATTTGTCATTCAAGCTGCCAGATGTGAGGAGTACTGAATCCTATGTAAGGTACAGACAAGTGCTATAGCACTCTGTGCATGCACGAGATTGTCTTTACTGCCTTAAAAACAGACATGAAATATGGGGCAAACTGTCTTTTGCTGGTGGCAGGAGGAGGATCCTGACTGCATCACTCCCATCTAAAACATACAAGTGTGTTAGATTGCTTGCCAACATCTGCTACATCTGATCTAGTTATGGTTCACAGGTGTGAGGCATGTTGGGATTCtggtttggatttttttttttttttttttttgtgggcgGGAGCTTGTGTTGGTGTCAGCAGTCTGCGGGAGCAATGATAGAAAAGTACCCACGCAAGCGGGTTTGGTGAGCCGTCCCCGCGCTGCGGGTTTACACCCACAAAAGGGGGCTTACCAGCTCTGGGGAAGCCAGGAGAGAGTCGTAATCCGCCCCACAATGGCCACACACAAATTGCCCAACTAGTTAATTCTGGGCCTAGTCTGCTTTACTCTCCCGACCGGCAGAGTTCTATTTTAGTCCAAAGTGTCATGAGGGAATCACCATCTGACAAAATGGAACTTGAATGAAAGTGTAAGTTATGCGCTTGCCTGCTGCGGGCGCACTGAAAATTCACACTTTTCATTGGTGGCACATACAGGATGAGACACTTTCAACAGCCCTATCTGGAATATGAAACATTAACCTGCTTAAAGACTGAttattttgtaacattataggCCCGCGGGCCCAGGGCTTTCAATAGACTATTATGCATGTTCCCCTCCCCATCTTAGCCTGATTTTGCCTGTCGCTGCATGTTTACAGATACATACATGATTCTCTACAGATACATCCATCTGACAAGGGGTAGACACACTGCACTTGCATCACGCCTTCCAGTGTTACACATTGGTGCTGTTTCTGCAGAGACCTGCACGCTCCCTCTGATGCACAGCTGTTCCCCAGTCTAGGGAGGACACCAGATGTAGGATAGTAATGCTTACTTggtaaacagagagaaaaaaagacgagGGATTGTTCGATGCACTCTCGAGCAAGCCCCTGTAACACAAACAGATCAAAGAAAGCAAACAGAAATTGTTGCTGCCAGCATTTTGTTGTGCAGCCCTTGAAAAGGGTAAAAAAAAGCGTGAGCGCAGCAGTATCTTTTCAGCGGGCCGGGCCACGGACACGGCCTTGTGATGCTCCAATGAAGAGGCTCAATGGCCCGGGCCCTGcagtcccctcctcctctccaaacATGGATTTTCCAGAGCTTATTTGGCCTCAGCCCGCTGGCCTCGCCAGCCGTCACAATGCAAAAAACCTCTGCCTAATCAATTCTGCACAGAACAAACTCGCACTGCCTCGAGTGGCTGTGGCGATAGCCGAGGGGAAAAGGACCCAGAGCTAGTGTGGAATGCCCACTGTGTGCCATTTTAGTTGCTGCCATGGGGAccgggatggggatggggacggggatggggatggggatggggatgggggcggagtgtgtgtcagaggtgtgGATGGGGCTTTAGTGGCAGgcttgggtgggggtgggaggctCTTCATTATTGTGCAAGACCAAAGCAAAGCTTTATCATCAAGTAGAGATGCAGAGCTCAATACACCGCTGGTGGGCCTTTACATGAAATGATATGTGTGCTTCTAAGATCTTGTAAGATGGCATCAAGGTCCTAGGCACCAATCATttgtcatatatatatatatagtcaaTAACGTAGTGCATTGATGAAACTGGCAATAATATGGCAATATGGTTATTGCAGGAGAATAGAATGTAAGGCCATATCCT from Sardina pilchardus chromosome 7, fSarPil1.1, whole genome shotgun sequence encodes the following:
- the ptges3a gene encoding prostaglandin E synthase 3, which gives rise to MQSAGAKWYDRRDAVFVEFCVEDSKDVQVKFEPSKFIFSCVGGTDNAKHLNEVDLFGAIDPNDSKHKRTDRSVLCCLRKSEVGKSWPRLTKEKAKLNWLSVDFNNWKDWEDDSDEEFSNYDRFSEMMNNMGGEDDLPDVDPADDEDSADSDDEKMPDLE